From the Polyangia bacterium genome, one window contains:
- a CDS encoding TCP-1/cpn60 chaperonin family protein: protein MAAKDIVFSQAARHSIAQGLNILANTVKVTLGPRGRNVIIEKSWGSPTVTKDGVTVAKEIELEDKLANMGAQMVKEVASKTSDIAGDGTTTATVLAQAIYTEGSKLVAAGHNPMDIKRGVDAAVARIVESLKDQSKPTKGKTEIAQVGTISANGETVIGDILADTVKATLGPRGRNVVIEKSWGAPTVTKDGVTVAKEIELEDKFANLGAQMVKEVASKTSDIAGDGTTTATVLAQAIFREGARMVAAGHSPIELKRGIDKAVEKIVEALKKISKPTKGQKDVAQVGTISAN, encoded by the coding sequence ATGGCAGCCAAAGATATCGTCTTTTCGCAAGCGGCCCGGCACAGCATCGCGCAGGGCCTGAACATTCTGGCCAATACGGTCAAGGTCACGCTGGGGCCGCGGGGCCGCAACGTCATCATCGAGAAGTCCTGGGGTTCACCGACAGTCACCAAGGACGGCGTCACCGTCGCCAAGGAGATCGAGCTCGAGGACAAGCTGGCCAACATGGGCGCGCAGATGGTGAAGGAGGTCGCCTCCAAGACCTCTGACATTGCCGGCGACGGCACCACCACCGCCACCGTGCTGGCGCAGGCCATCTATACCGAGGGCAGCAAGCTGGTGGCCGCCGGGCACAACCCGATGGACATCAAGCGCGGCGTCGACGCCGCCGTGGCCCGCATCGTCGAAAGTCTGAAGGATCAGTCGAAGCCCACCAAGGGCAAGACCGAGATCGCTCAGGTCGGCACCATCAGCGCCAACGGCGAGACCGTCATCGGCGACATCCTGGCCGACACGGTCAAGGCGACGCTCGGGCCGCGTGGCCGCAACGTCGTCATCGAGAAGTCGTGGGGCGCTCCCACGGTGACCAAGGACGGCGTCACCGTCGCCAAGGAGATCGAGCTCGAGGACAAGTTCGCGAACCTCGGCGCGCAGATGGTCAAGGAGGTCGCCTCCAAGACGTCGGACATCGCCGGCGACGGCACGACGACGGCGACCGTGCTCGCGCAGGCGATCTTCCGCGAGGGCGCGCGCATGGTGGCGGCCGGTCACAGCCCCATCGAGCTCAAGCGCGGCATCGACAAGGCGGTCGAGAAGATCGTCGAGGCGCTGAAGAAGATCTCCAAGCCGACCAAGGGCCAGAAGGACGTGGCGCAGGTCGGGACGATCAGCGCCAAC
- the groES gene encoding co-chaperone GroES, whose product MKIRPLYDRILVKRLEEQTKTAGGLFIPDSAKEKPMEALVVAVGNGKIQDNGSLRKLEVKAGDKILFSKYSGNEIKIDGTEHLILREDDILAVIE is encoded by the coding sequence ATGAAGATCCGACCCCTTTACGATCGAATTCTGGTCAAGCGCCTCGAAGAACAGACCAAGACCGCCGGCGGTCTTTTCATCCCCGACTCCGCCAAGGAAAAGCCGATGGAGGCGCTGGTGGTGGCCGTGGGCAACGGCAAGATTCAGGACAACGGTTCGCTGCGCAAGCTTGAGGTGAAGGCCGGCGACAAGATCCTGTTTTCAAAATACTCGGGCAATGAGATCAAGATCGACGGCACCGAGCATCTGATTTTGCGCGAGGACGACATCCTTGCGGTGATCGAGTAA
- a CDS encoding zinc ribbon domain-containing protein, translating into MPIYEYACAACGHQFEEWQKMSDKPIRTCPKCKAKKVEKLISQTSFQLKGGGWYSDLYAGPKPNGAKDQGASKDSTSKEAASTSTSTTKTTTKAKKTEASAA; encoded by the coding sequence ATGCCCATCTATGAATACGCCTGCGCTGCCTGCGGCCACCAGTTCGAAGAGTGGCAAAAGATGTCCGACAAGCCGATTCGTACCTGCCCGAAGTGCAAGGCAAAGAAAGTTGAAAAGCTGATCAGCCAGACGTCCTTTCAATTGAAGGGTGGCGGCTGGTACTCGGACCTTTACGCCGGGCCCAAGCCGAACGGCGCCAAGGATCAGGGGGCGAGCAAGGACTCCACTTCAAAAGAAGCGGCCAGCACGTCGACCTCCACCACCAAGACCACGACCAAAGCCAAGAAGACCGAGGCCAGCGCCGCGTAG
- a CDS encoding RidA family protein produces MADAVHPPGWPSPRGYAHGMLASGKLLAVAGQIGADQHGRLVSDEFPDQFAAALANVLAVVTAAGGTAHDIVSMTVFVVDKQHYLDSRPALAQRWQKHLGRHYPAMTLVEVKGLVDAGAQVEIQALAVLAS; encoded by the coding sequence GTGGCTGATGCCGTTCACCCGCCGGGGTGGCCATCGCCTCGGGGCTACGCGCACGGGATGCTGGCCAGCGGCAAGCTGTTGGCAGTGGCCGGGCAGATTGGCGCTGACCAACACGGCCGATTGGTGTCGGACGAATTTCCGGATCAATTCGCGGCGGCACTCGCTAATGTGCTGGCCGTGGTGACAGCGGCTGGAGGCACGGCGCACGATATCGTGTCGATGACCGTGTTCGTGGTCGACAAGCAGCACTATCTGGATTCGCGCCCGGCGCTGGCCCAGCGCTGGCAAAAGCACCTCGGCCGCCACTATCCCGCGATGACGCTGGTTGAAGTGAAGGGACTGGTCGACGCCGGCGCCCAGGTCGAGATCCAGGCCCTTGCGGTGTTGGCTTCCTGA
- a CDS encoding enoyl-CoA hydratase family protein, which produces MPPTTFLFQQRPGGVAVLRLNRPARLNALTFDVYRELHETFRALQDLPDVRALVITGAGKGFCSGGDINEVVEKLTRMPSVDLLRFTRLTGQVVLAMRQLRTPIIAAINGAAVGGGAVIALGADIRLASESARIGFVFPRLGLCGADMGASWLLPRIIGAGRAAELLLTGEVLDAYAADKIGLVNRVVPSEQLQGEAEALAARLAVGPSLAHAMTKEMLNREAHMDLASAIEAEAQAQQICLQSRDFREAYQAVVRRRPPKFEGR; this is translated from the coding sequence ATGCCACCAACGACGTTCCTCTTTCAGCAGCGGCCGGGCGGCGTCGCTGTGCTGAGGTTGAACCGCCCCGCCCGCCTCAACGCGCTGACCTTCGACGTTTACCGCGAGCTGCACGAGACCTTTCGCGCCCTGCAAGATCTGCCCGACGTTCGCGCGCTGGTGATCACCGGCGCCGGCAAAGGGTTCTGCTCGGGCGGAGACATCAACGAGGTGGTCGAGAAGCTGACCCGGATGCCTTCGGTGGATCTGCTGCGGTTCACCCGTCTGACCGGCCAGGTCGTGCTGGCCATGCGCCAGCTGCGCACGCCGATCATCGCCGCCATCAATGGCGCCGCGGTGGGTGGCGGCGCGGTGATCGCGCTCGGGGCCGACATTCGTCTGGCGTCGGAGAGCGCCCGCATCGGTTTCGTTTTCCCGCGCCTCGGCCTCTGCGGCGCGGACATGGGCGCGTCGTGGTTGTTGCCGCGGATCATCGGGGCCGGCCGCGCCGCCGAGCTTTTGCTCACCGGCGAGGTTCTGGACGCCTATGCCGCCGACAAGATCGGCCTCGTCAATCGCGTGGTACCCAGCGAACAACTGCAAGGCGAAGCCGAGGCACTGGCAGCGCGGCTGGCCGTCGGGCCGTCGCTGGCGCACGCCATGACCAAAGAAATGTTGAACCGCGAGGCCCACATGGATCTGGCATCCGCGATCGAAGCGGAGGCCCAGGCCCAGCAGATCTGCCTACAATCAAGGGATTTTCGCGAGGCTTACCAAGCGGTGGTCCGCCGCCGGCCACCCAAGTTCGAAGGCCGCTGA
- a CDS encoding LamG domain-containing protein has protein sequence MSVALAAAWTTLAASCVDLSVPLDDASSGQPGTANPGSDAGSRPPVVDASRDPDPIVEDLATPPLADGTSLADGLVAHWLLDEDQGSRFEDLGAAGPGWALEGASWMTADLPAPLGSGDKSALRFDGANAYATLGVQGLPANGEPRTISLWFNLAKDPTIQQDFISLTDGVGTALNLSVRNGLLVAAGWGGAVLVSVTSPGTGEWHHLAYSFDKTANRLYLDGALMALGTAVPQKGPVAEGWLASSRARTDFFAGKLDDIRIYDRALTNGEVNALANGVPVPAPSGPRDAAAQPPIRNLVGYWKFDEAVPSGSFVDSSGNGLTAKGVHNPQPAAGAPRLAFPNPHSLSFSGNQCAIVDNPAALNFAGLITLTAWVNISTRSGTQTIIAHGPADTETGLRLDGNAYVIYSASGNNSHRATFPIPAEDVGSWVHLAGSYDGMTWRLYRNGDQVGASNDSVGALLVNGNWSMGGNGTCSDRFYRGGMDDVRIYHGDVSAADVARIAAGTD, from the coding sequence ATGTCGGTCGCGCTGGCTGCTGCCTGGACAACCCTGGCCGCAAGCTGCGTGGATCTGAGCGTGCCTCTCGACGACGCCAGTTCGGGCCAGCCGGGCACGGCAAATCCCGGGTCCGACGCCGGGTCGAGACCGCCAGTGGTCGACGCCTCGCGGGATCCCGATCCGATCGTCGAAGACCTGGCCACGCCGCCGCTCGCCGACGGCACGTCGTTGGCGGATGGTCTGGTGGCACACTGGCTGCTGGACGAAGACCAGGGTTCGCGCTTTGAAGACCTGGGCGCCGCTGGGCCCGGCTGGGCGCTGGAAGGCGCGTCGTGGATGACCGCCGATCTGCCCGCGCCGCTCGGCTCGGGGGACAAGAGCGCGCTGCGCTTTGACGGCGCCAACGCCTACGCCACGCTGGGCGTCCAAGGATTGCCGGCCAACGGCGAGCCGCGCACGATCTCTCTCTGGTTCAATCTGGCCAAGGACCCCACCATCCAGCAGGACTTCATCAGCCTCACCGACGGCGTGGGAACGGCGCTGAACCTCAGCGTTCGCAACGGCCTCTTGGTGGCGGCTGGTTGGGGCGGCGCCGTTCTGGTCAGCGTGACCTCGCCTGGCACGGGCGAGTGGCATCACCTGGCGTACAGCTTTGACAAGACGGCGAACCGCCTCTATCTCGACGGCGCGTTGATGGCCCTCGGGACAGCGGTCCCGCAAAAAGGTCCGGTGGCCGAGGGCTGGCTGGCCAGCTCTCGCGCCCGCACCGATTTCTTCGCTGGCAAGCTGGACGACATTCGCATCTACGATCGGGCACTGACGAACGGCGAGGTCAACGCTCTGGCCAATGGCGTCCCGGTCCCCGCGCCCAGCGGTCCGCGCGACGCCGCCGCCCAACCGCCCATCCGCAACCTGGTCGGCTACTGGAAGTTCGACGAGGCAGTGCCGAGCGGGAGCTTCGTCGATTCATCGGGCAACGGCCTCACCGCCAAAGGCGTGCACAACCCGCAACCGGCGGCCGGCGCGCCCCGCCTGGCGTTTCCGAACCCGCATAGTCTCAGCTTCAGCGGCAATCAATGCGCGATCGTCGACAACCCGGCGGCGCTGAATTTTGCCGGCCTCATCACATTGACAGCCTGGGTGAACATCAGCACCCGCTCTGGCACGCAGACCATCATCGCCCACGGACCAGCCGACACCGAGACCGGACTGCGCCTGGACGGAAACGCGTACGTCATCTACTCGGCGTCAGGGAACAACAGCCATCGGGCGACCTTTCCCATCCCCGCCGAAGACGTCGGCTCGTGGGTTCACCTGGCGGGCAGCTATGACGGGATGACCTGGAGGCTATACCGCAACGGCGATCAGGTGGGCGCCAGCAACGACAGCGTCGGGGCTCTCTTGGTGAATGGCAACTGGTCGATGGGCGGCAACGGGACCTGCAGCGATCGGTTTTATCGCGGCGGCATGGACGACGTCCGGATCTATCACGGCGATGTCAGCGCGGCTGACGTGGCGCGCATCGCCGCCGGCACAGATTAG
- a CDS encoding acyl-CoA dehydrogenase family protein: protein MQPFTLPAHEALRVQARAFADAHDGAATADRAPALVRALGDASLLAVGLPSTEAAATAALALVVLREELARASALVDALFAVQALVALPIAAAGDPAMRARWLPALASGAAVGAFALTEVEAGSDLGALSTTARRDGPGGGYRLDGEKCLISNAGIASVYVVFARTGGPDDRRPLSAFVVPAEAPGLSTTPVALAVAHPIGNLRLEGVRLSESARLGAEGDGLRLALATLTLMRPTVGAAACGLARRALDEACAFVRRRRTFGQALVERDSVQMALADMATSLDAARLLVYRAAWLHDGGGAPGSDERFAAESSMAKLFATEAAQQIVDRAVQLHGGRGVVQGVTVERLYREVRALRIYEGTSEIHKLIIARGLLGR from the coding sequence ATGCAGCCGTTCACCTTGCCCGCGCACGAAGCGCTGCGCGTCCAGGCCCGGGCCTTCGCCGACGCGCACGACGGCGCCGCCACGGCGGATCGGGCGCCGGCACTGGTGCGCGCGCTGGGCGATGCCAGCTTGCTGGCGGTGGGCCTGCCGTCGACCGAGGCGGCCGCGACCGCTGCGCTGGCGCTGGTCGTGCTGCGTGAGGAACTCGCGCGCGCTTCTGCGTTGGTGGATGCGCTCTTTGCCGTCCAGGCGCTGGTCGCGTTGCCGATCGCAGCGGCGGGCGACCCGGCGATGCGCGCGCGCTGGCTGCCGGCGCTGGCTTCCGGGGCGGCCGTCGGCGCCTTCGCCCTGACCGAGGTCGAGGCAGGATCGGATCTCGGCGCGCTCAGCACCACCGCTCGGCGCGACGGCCCTGGCGGGGGCTATCGCCTGGACGGCGAGAAGTGTTTGATCTCGAACGCCGGGATCGCTTCGGTCTACGTGGTCTTCGCCCGCACCGGCGGCCCGGACGATCGGCGGCCACTCTCGGCGTTCGTGGTGCCGGCGGAGGCACCTGGGTTGTCGACCACGCCGGTGGCGCTGGCGGTAGCGCACCCGATCGGAAACCTGCGCCTGGAAGGGGTGCGCCTCAGCGAATCGGCGCGCCTCGGTGCCGAAGGCGACGGCCTGCGGCTGGCGCTGGCCACGCTGACCCTGATGCGGCCGACAGTGGGAGCCGCGGCTTGCGGTTTGGCCCGCCGGGCGCTGGATGAGGCGTGCGCCTTCGTTCGTCGTCGCCGCACTTTCGGCCAGGCACTGGTCGAGCGCGATTCGGTGCAGATGGCCCTGGCGGACATGGCCACGTCGCTGGACGCCGCGCGCCTGCTGGTTTATCGCGCCGCCTGGCTGCACGACGGCGGGGGCGCGCCCGGCAGCGACGAACGTTTTGCCGCCGAATCGTCGATGGCCAAGCTGTTCGCGACCGAAGCCGCACAGCAGATCGTCGACCGGGCCGTGCAGCTGCACGGCGGCCGGGGCGTCGTGCAAGGCGTGACCGTCGAACGCCTGTACCGGGAAGTGCGGGCCCTGCGGATCTACGAAGGAACCAGCGAGATCCACAAGCTGATCATCGCCCGGGGCCTGCTGGGCCGCTGA
- a CDS encoding tRNA (cytidine(34)-2'-O)-methyltransferase, protein MADLHVALVAPEIHWNTGNAGRTCLAAGAQLHLIRPLGFSLDDKQVRRAGLDYWPRVQPVVWLDWASFEAALPRLGAPSFFGPRTARQFQSVAYPRPCVLIFGCESVGLPDEILARHASETVEIPMQDPALRSLNLSTCVALAAYEVRRQWDAAAISGPAGPGR, encoded by the coding sequence ATGGCCGATCTGCACGTGGCGCTGGTGGCGCCAGAGATTCACTGGAACACCGGCAACGCCGGCCGCACCTGCCTGGCTGCCGGCGCGCAGCTGCATTTGATCCGCCCGCTGGGATTTTCGCTGGACGACAAGCAGGTGCGCCGCGCCGGGCTGGACTATTGGCCGCGCGTGCAGCCAGTGGTGTGGCTCGATTGGGCGTCGTTCGAAGCGGCCCTGCCGCGGCTGGGCGCGCCGTCGTTCTTCGGGCCGCGGACCGCTCGCCAATTCCAGAGCGTCGCTTACCCACGGCCGTGTGTCCTGATCTTCGGCTGCGAAAGCGTCGGCTTGCCCGACGAGATTCTCGCCCGCCACGCCTCCGAGACGGTTGAGATCCCGATGCAGGATCCGGCGCTGCGGTCGTTGAACCTGTCGACCTGCGTGGCCCTCGCGGCCTACGAGGTGCGACGGCAATGGGACGCCGCCGCGATCAGCGGCCCAGCAGGCCCCGGGCGATGA
- a CDS encoding pseudouridine synthase, with product MIRLDALLARNLGCSKTAAAALLAAGRVRDDGGQILADRRRGIDEATLPFSVAVDDQPRALVAVAHVLLNKPLGVVTALRDPVHRTAYQLLRDAPLHGELRPVGRLDLDTTGLLLWTTEGAWVQRLTHPKRQVPRTYQAALACPHQPLPSVLVLDDGHQPRIENLAALPASDRHPSLVAPPESAAFASITVVGGAYHEVRRIFAALGSHVLGLCRVGFGRLALPTDLEMGRFQPVDITKAV from the coding sequence ATGATCCGGTTGGATGCGCTTTTGGCGCGCAACCTTGGCTGTTCGAAGACGGCGGCGGCGGCGCTGCTGGCCGCCGGGCGGGTGCGCGACGACGGGGGGCAAATCCTGGCCGATCGCCGCCGCGGCATCGACGAGGCGACGCTGCCGTTTTCGGTGGCTGTCGACGACCAGCCGCGCGCGCTGGTGGCGGTGGCGCACGTGCTGCTGAACAAGCCGCTGGGCGTGGTGACGGCGCTGCGCGATCCGGTGCACCGCACGGCGTACCAGCTGCTGCGCGACGCCCCCTTGCACGGTGAGCTGCGGCCGGTCGGTCGCCTGGACCTCGACACCACCGGCCTTCTTTTGTGGACTACCGAAGGCGCGTGGGTTCAGCGCCTGACCCATCCCAAGCGCCAGGTCCCGCGCACCTACCAGGCCGCCCTGGCCTGCCCGCATCAGCCATTGCCATCCGTGCTGGTGCTGGACGACGGCCACCAGCCACGGATCGAAAACCTGGCTGCCCTGCCAGCGTCCGATCGTCACCCGTCGCTGGTGGCGCCGCCCGAAAGCGCCGCCTTTGCGTCAATCACCGTCGTCGGCGGCGCCTATCACGAGGTGCGGCGTATCTTCGCCGCCCTGGGCAGCCACGTCCTGGGCTTGTGTCGGGTCGGTTTTGGCCGTCTGGCCTTGCCGACCGACCTGGAAATGGGCAGATTTCAGCCGGTCGACATTACAAAAGCGGTCTGA
- the pqqB gene encoding pyrroloquinoline quinone biosynthesis protein PqqB yields the protein MRIRVLGSAAGGGFPQWNCGCENCQGVRAGRLKATPRTQESIAISVGDAPDADDRWFLVNASPEIRQQIESFPGLWPRQPRHSPIAGIILTNGDMDHCLGLLSLRESHPLTIYATESVRRGFTEGNVLYKTLERFPGQITWMPLRPGAEQPLLIDGQRSSGLSIRAVPAPGKRPLHLEGPGSPPPVPEDNIGVVIRPAGGRGGLAYFAAAAGRSPAVDEAVGAADCVFFDGTFWSSDELIAAGLGTRRAEEMAHWPVGGEHGSLAWLSRAPARRKILIHVNNTNPLLRDDGSERAATTAAGVELAYDGMELTL from the coding sequence GTGCGGATCCGCGTTCTCGGCTCTGCGGCCGGTGGCGGCTTCCCGCAGTGGAACTGCGGCTGTGAGAATTGCCAGGGCGTGCGCGCCGGCCGGCTGAAAGCCACCCCGCGCACGCAAGAAAGCATCGCCATCAGCGTCGGCGATGCCCCGGACGCTGACGATCGCTGGTTCCTGGTGAACGCTTCGCCAGAGATTCGCCAGCAGATCGAGAGTTTCCCGGGCCTGTGGCCGCGCCAGCCCCGCCACTCGCCGATCGCCGGGATCATCCTGACCAACGGGGACATGGACCACTGCCTGGGTCTGTTGTCGTTGCGTGAGTCGCATCCGCTGACCATCTACGCCACCGAGTCGGTGCGGCGTGGTTTCACCGAGGGCAACGTTCTTTATAAAACCCTGGAACGATTTCCCGGTCAGATCACCTGGATGCCGCTGCGGCCCGGGGCCGAGCAGCCGCTGTTGATCGACGGCCAGCGATCGAGTGGTCTCAGCATCCGCGCGGTTCCCGCGCCCGGCAAGCGGCCGTTGCACCTGGAGGGCCCAGGCTCGCCGCCGCCAGTTCCGGAAGACAACATCGGGGTGGTGATTCGACCGGCGGGAGGACGCGGCGGGCTGGCCTATTTCGCCGCAGCGGCGGGTCGCTCGCCGGCGGTGGACGAGGCGGTGGGCGCCGCCGATTGCGTGTTCTTCGACGGCACGTTCTGGTCCAGCGACGAGCTGATTGCCGCGGGTCTGGGCACCCGGCGCGCCGAGGAGATGGCGCACTGGCCGGTGGGCGGCGAGCACGGCAGCCTGGCCTGGTTGTCGCGCGCCCCGGCCCGGCGCAAGATCTTGATCCACGTGAACAACACCAACCCGCTGCTGCGCGACGATGGAAGCGAACGCGCCGCCACCACCGCCGCCGGCGTCGAGCTGGCCTATGACGGCATGGAGCTGACGCTGTGA
- the pqqC gene encoding pyrroloquinoline-quinone synthase PqqC translates to MRCAAVGSSLPLLTPDELSSRLRSEGASRYHDRHPVHQRMHAGTLTRRELQLWVQNRFYYQTRIPIKDALILSKSEDPAFRRSWIHRITDHDGDSPDSGGLALWLRLAQSVGLDREAVAACRDVLPGVRFACDGYVQLVRDSPLVVAVASSLTEFFAPDLMSKRIAAWEKHYPWVDAEGLAYFRSRVPRARADADEAIRFVVANADNRALQEACVGALIRKTEVLWHLLECVQLASGAEATAGTGA, encoded by the coding sequence GTGAGATGCGCCGCCGTCGGTTCATCGCTGCCGCTGCTGACGCCCGACGAATTGAGCTCCCGCCTGCGCTCGGAGGGCGCGAGCCGCTATCACGATCGCCACCCGGTTCACCAGCGCATGCACGCCGGCACGCTGACCCGGCGCGAGTTGCAGCTGTGGGTGCAAAACCGATTCTATTACCAGACCCGCATCCCCATCAAAGACGCCCTGATTTTGTCCAAGTCGGAGGACCCGGCCTTTCGCCGCAGCTGGATCCACCGTATCACCGACCACGACGGCGACAGCCCCGACTCGGGCGGCCTGGCGCTGTGGCTGCGGCTGGCGCAATCGGTGGGCCTGGATCGCGAGGCGGTGGCGGCGTGTCGGGACGTGTTGCCGGGCGTGCGTTTCGCCTGCGACGGTTATGTACAGCTGGTGCGCGACAGCCCTCTCGTGGTGGCGGTCGCCTCGTCGCTGACCGAGTTCTTCGCCCCTGACCTGATGTCGAAGCGCATCGCCGCCTGGGAAAAACATTACCCCTGGGTGGACGCCGAGGGTCTGGCGTATTTTCGCAGCCGCGTTCCGCGTGCGCGCGCCGACGCCGACGAGGCCATCCGTTTCGTGGTGGCGAACGCGGATAACCGGGCGTTGCAAGAAGCTTGCGTGGGCGCGCTGATTCGCAAGACCGAGGTGCTGTGGCATCTGCTGGAGTGCGTGCAGCTGGCCAGCGGCGCCGAGGCGACGGCGGGGACCGGCGCATGA
- the pqqD gene encoding pyrroloquinoline quinone biosynthesis peptide chaperone PqqD: MIVGPGSRPRLAPRARLRLDRQTGQTVLLYPERGLVLNTIGQAVLELCAADRTVEDVVAVLGERYAADPAQVRAEVLTFLQQLADRGLLEERSP, from the coding sequence ATGATCGTGGGCCCGGGCAGCCGGCCGCGGCTGGCGCCGCGGGCTCGCCTGCGGCTGGATCGTCAAACCGGGCAGACGGTGTTGCTGTATCCCGAGCGCGGACTGGTATTGAACACCATCGGGCAAGCGGTGCTGGAGCTGTGCGCCGCGGATCGCACCGTCGAGGACGTTGTAGCAGTGTTGGGCGAACGCTACGCCGCTGACCCGGCTCAGGTGCGCGCCGAGGTGCTGACCTTCTTGCAGCAGCTGGCCGACCGCGGGCTGCTGGAGGAGCGGTCGCCCTGA
- the pqqE gene encoding pyrroloquinoline quinone biosynthesis protein PqqE, producing the protein MNENGNGEGEDTTNGGGDAAVRPYTLVAELTYRCPLRCVYCSNPVALEKVGRELDTATWKRVFRQAEALGVMQLNLTGGEPLLRDDLEDLVAEARRCELYSSLITSGLPLDRARLERLAAAGLDAVQLSFQDTTGDGGRRIGGRDALAEKRAVAGWVRALNLPLTVNVVLHRENLDHIDAIITLAEEVDAQRLELANTQYLGWALLNRDRLLPSQAALDRARIAATAARDRLRGKMEVLFVLPDYFADRPRACMDGWARRYIIVAPDGVMVPCQNAHTLPLRFENVRDRSVADIWERSDAFNAFRGEQWMPEPCRSCERRAVDFGGCRCQAFHLTGDASATDPACGLSAQHGLIEAARAVATAATTAGPAEQPALVYRRLPTVS; encoded by the coding sequence CTGAACGAAAACGGCAACGGCGAGGGTGAAGACACCACGAATGGGGGCGGCGACGCCGCCGTTCGTCCGTATACCTTGGTCGCCGAGCTGACGTACCGCTGTCCGCTCCGCTGCGTCTACTGTTCGAACCCGGTGGCTCTGGAGAAAGTCGGCCGCGAGCTCGACACCGCCACCTGGAAACGCGTCTTCCGCCAGGCGGAAGCCCTGGGCGTGATGCAGCTGAATCTCACCGGTGGCGAACCGCTGCTGCGCGACGATCTGGAAGACCTGGTCGCCGAGGCGCGTCGCTGCGAGCTTTACAGCAGCCTGATCACGAGCGGCCTGCCACTCGATCGCGCCCGCCTGGAACGACTGGCGGCGGCGGGCCTGGATGCCGTGCAGCTGTCGTTTCAAGACACCACCGGCGACGGCGGCCGGCGCATCGGTGGGCGCGACGCCCTGGCGGAAAAGCGCGCCGTGGCCGGCTGGGTGCGCGCGCTGAACCTGCCGCTGACCGTGAACGTGGTCCTGCACCGCGAGAACCTGGACCACATCGACGCCATCATTACGCTGGCCGAGGAGGTCGACGCGCAACGGTTGGAATTGGCCAACACGCAATATCTTGGCTGGGCGCTGCTCAACCGCGATCGGTTGTTGCCGTCGCAGGCGGCGCTGGATCGGGCGCGAATCGCCGCGACGGCGGCGCGCGATCGCCTGCGCGGCAAGATGGAAGTCCTCTTCGTGCTGCCCGACTATTTCGCCGATCGCCCGCGCGCCTGCATGGACGGCTGGGCCCGGCGTTACATCATCGTGGCACCTGACGGCGTGATGGTGCCCTGCCAGAACGCCCACACGCTGCCGTTGCGGTTCGAGAATGTGCGTGATCGGTCGGTCGCCGACATCTGGGAGCGCTCGGATGCCTTCAACGCTTTCCGCGGCGAACAATGGATGCCCGAGCCGTGTCGCTCGTGCGAGCGCCGCGCGGTGGATTTCGGCGGTTGTCGCTGTCAGGCGTTTCATTTGACCGGCGACGCCTCCGCCACCGATCCGGCGTGCGGGTTGTCGGCGCAGCACGGTTTGATCGAGGCGGCGCGCGCAGTCGCGACGGCGGCAACGACGGCCGGCCCAGCGGAACAACCCGCGCTGGTCTATCGCCGCCTGCCGACAGTCAGCTAG
- a CDS encoding CBS domain-containing protein: MFDFDTLRPHVLVEPEGLITRHKDLRRMAFTTAVGSLPRKPAPMLAPETSVPVAAYQMTEANVSAALIVCSGSLLGLLTEHDILASLRNPAGGEPSRTSVWQAMTPEPPFCLDTDSVASAVRLMKTYNVRHLPVMRADGPPVGVLDSAAIIRWLSDQLTVLILD; this comes from the coding sequence ATGTTTGACTTCGATACCTTGCGGCCCCACGTCCTGGTTGAACCAGAAGGGCTGATCACCCGGCACAAAGATCTGCGCCGCATGGCCTTCACCACGGCGGTGGGCTCGTTGCCACGCAAGCCGGCGCCGATGCTGGCGCCCGAGACCAGCGTGCCGGTCGCCGCTTACCAGATGACCGAAGCCAATGTCAGCGCGGCCCTGATCGTTTGCAGCGGCAGCCTGCTGGGCTTGCTGACCGAGCACGACATTCTGGCCAGCCTGCGCAACCCGGCCGGCGGCGAGCCAAGCCGCACCTCGGTGTGGCAAGCGATGACGCCCGAGCCGCCGTTCTGTCTGGACACCGACAGCGTGGCCAGCGCGGTGCGCTTGATGAAGACGTACAACGTTCGTCACCTGCCGGTGATGCGCGCCGACGGCCCACCGGTCGGCGTTCTGGACAGCGCGGCGATCATTCGCTGGCTGTCGGATCAGCTGACGGTGCTGATCCTGGACTGA